Proteins from a single region of Acidianus ambivalens:
- a CDS encoding molybdopterin-dependent oxidoreductase, protein MESEKTKHELRISRRDFLKVSAITAAAAAAGYAASKNFVFDIFSPPVNDEQLQPGCTYSYVPNMCGICSSVCDILVNVEQKGNYIRAIEIDGNPLSTLNYGKLCARGRSGTLITYNKDRLKKPLIRTGPKGTWAFKEAEWDEAIQYILQKFKELNVQPWEIVLSGGAIPCANYRPEFIPFTFASQIPTIAGSPMQPCLFGEHLGMNLTIGTFDIHGDELADDFHHSSLIVIWGNNGNPAGIFVNKGSRLGKGLANGAFVIVLDPRQSEAASKADLWIPVKPGSDLAIAMGLIKYLIDNNYYDDYFTRYHTNAPFLVYQENGVYVPYTANYEDGTVQAFYVYDEISQSIVQVPPYTNTNMYSVNGQTIRPALRVQNLTTPDGKQLITVFQALEQAVSQFTIDYVAQIADVDKSLIEEFYFRVGTMRPIDFATGQKGQEGSYTTMWRKAIGIIMALTGNIDVRGGWVYSGDHRENAIQLFQTYTSMVNSGQVKPGILIQRPQVLMSVPVLNLPGQMMQYVATALAFCNPSFWQHGHPGVWCAYNSTLTSQGLKPAAAFALFPDAGIYEAMQGQVQWNGQPYNIKVIMTCCVNPAKNMQESNWKQILQNAFVVMIDIFPMDTALYADVILPDATYIEREEPITARGATTDSGYRRRWQAIPRVYPYTIPELDLFVLLSYKLGFFEQYVTWMANSIGLPADQLIQAMQNEMMPFIQYLEKYGTYPRWGEFVGKAFTDVQSQIIAQKLNTTPEDVLNRLKTEGVITVKTFEDYVQNNERIPWNIPAGLPTGRIEIYSTILYYYVIQNFGYDPTWDPILAYIPPNWNAGYAVTPGQFVQPQPPYNDPTFKPTPPEMFYIEFKIPPIAYIFTTNVPILEAITSNSYHTNIYQFAWINKETAQMLGINEGDWIAIISKLNGAKLIMRAHLTEWIRPDTIGVPEPWGQNNPALTYSTRSLKNFGNKGVTYIWPQSYDPLTGHRMAQQFTVLVRKATPDEISEYTQLAQVQTQDTIPSQENIPGNYST, encoded by the coding sequence ATGGAAAGCGAAAAGACAAAACATGAGCTAAGAATATCTAGGAGGGATTTTCTTAAAGTTTCTGCTATAACAGCTGCTGCGGCTGCCGCAGGATATGCCGCTTCAAAGAACTTCGTATTCGATATTTTCTCGCCTCCTGTTAATGATGAACAACTACAGCCAGGATGCACATATTCTTATGTACCCAACATGTGCGGAATTTGTTCATCAGTTTGCGATATACTTGTAAATGTAGAACAGAAAGGTAATTATATAAGAGCTATAGAAATAGATGGAAATCCATTATCAACGCTTAATTACGGAAAACTGTGTGCCAGAGGTAGGAGTGGTACACTAATTACATATAACAAGGATAGATTGAAGAAGCCATTAATAAGGACAGGACCTAAGGGAACATGGGCTTTTAAAGAGGCCGAATGGGATGAGGCAATCCAGTATATATTACAAAAATTTAAAGAATTAAACGTGCAACCTTGGGAAATTGTATTAAGTGGCGGTGCAATACCATGTGCTAACTATAGACCAGAATTCATACCTTTTACATTTGCATCACAAATTCCAACAATAGCTGGAAGCCCTATGCAACCTTGTTTATTTGGCGAACATTTAGGAATGAATTTGACTATTGGTACTTTTGATATTCACGGTGACGAATTAGCTGATGACTTTCATCACTCGTCACTTATTGTAATATGGGGAAATAACGGTAATCCTGCAGGAATTTTTGTTAATAAAGGATCAAGATTAGGTAAAGGCTTGGCTAATGGAGCTTTTGTGATAGTCCTAGATCCTAGACAAAGCGAGGCAGCTTCGAAAGCTGATTTATGGATACCAGTGAAGCCTGGAAGTGACCTTGCAATTGCTATGGGATTAATAAAGTATTTAATAGATAATAATTATTACGACGACTATTTCACAAGATATCATACAAATGCGCCGTTCTTAGTATACCAAGAAAATGGCGTGTATGTTCCATATACTGCAAACTATGAGGACGGAACAGTTCAAGCTTTTTATGTGTATGACGAGATATCTCAAAGTATTGTCCAAGTTCCACCTTACACTAATACTAACATGTATTCAGTCAATGGACAGACAATAAGACCTGCACTCAGAGTTCAGAACTTAACTACTCCTGATGGTAAGCAATTGATTACAGTATTTCAAGCTTTGGAACAAGCAGTCTCTCAATTTACAATAGATTATGTAGCACAAATAGCTGACGTTGATAAGTCATTAATTGAAGAGTTCTACTTCAGAGTCGGCACGATGAGGCCAATAGATTTCGCTACTGGTCAAAAAGGACAAGAAGGATCTTATACAACTATGTGGAGAAAGGCTATAGGTATAATTATGGCCTTAACAGGGAATATTGACGTCAGAGGAGGTTGGGTATATAGCGGTGATCATAGGGAAAACGCAATTCAATTATTCCAAACTTACACATCCATGGTAAATTCAGGCCAAGTAAAGCCTGGAATTTTAATACAGAGACCTCAAGTGCTGATGTCTGTCCCAGTGCTTAATTTACCTGGGCAAATGATGCAATACGTTGCTACTGCACTAGCTTTTTGTAATCCATCGTTCTGGCAGCACGGTCATCCTGGAGTATGGTGCGCTTATAATAGTACATTAACATCTCAAGGTTTAAAACCAGCAGCAGCGTTTGCACTCTTCCCAGATGCTGGAATATATGAAGCAATGCAGGGTCAAGTTCAGTGGAATGGACAGCCTTATAATATTAAGGTTATAATGACTTGCTGCGTAAATCCTGCTAAAAATATGCAAGAATCCAATTGGAAACAAATATTACAGAATGCCTTCGTAGTTATGATTGATATATTCCCAATGGATACTGCATTATATGCTGATGTAATTTTACCAGATGCAACGTATATTGAAAGAGAAGAACCTATAACTGCTAGAGGTGCTACTACGGACTCTGGATATAGGAGGAGATGGCAGGCCATTCCAAGAGTCTATCCTTACACTATTCCAGAATTGGATCTATTCGTCCTTCTATCATATAAACTAGGATTCTTCGAGCAGTACGTCACTTGGATGGCAAACTCTATTGGACTACCGGCAGATCAATTAATACAGGCAATGCAAAATGAAATGATGCCGTTCATTCAATATCTGGAGAAATATGGCACATATCCTAGATGGGGGGAATTTGTAGGAAAAGCTTTTACTGACGTCCAATCTCAAATTATTGCACAAAAGCTTAACACTACTCCAGAAGACGTACTTAATAGACTAAAAACAGAAGGAGTAATAACTGTAAAGACCTTTGAAGATTATGTTCAAAATAACGAAAGGATACCATGGAATATACCTGCTGGCTTACCAACTGGCAGAATAGAAATATACTCAACAATACTATACTATTACGTCATCCAGAACTTTGGCTATGATCCGACCTGGGATCCAATTCTTGCATATATCCCGCCCAACTGGAACGCAGGATATGCCGTAACTCCCGGTCAATTCGTCCAACCTCAGCCCCCATATAATGATCCAACATTTAAGCCGACTCCTCCTGAAATGTTCTATATAGAGTTTAAGATACCTCCAATAGCCTATATTTTCACCACTAATGTGCCCATCTTAGAGGCAATAACTTCAAACAGTTATCATACTAATATTTACCAATTTGCTTGGATTAACAAAGAGACCGCTCAAATGCTGGGAATAAATGAAGGAGATTGGATAGCAATAATAAGCAAATTAAACGGAGCAAAGCTAATAATGAGAGCGCACTTAACTGAATGGATAAGACCGGATACAATAGGTGTTCCAGAACCTTGGGGACAGAATAACCCTGCACTAACTTATTCTACCAGATCTTTAAAGAACTTTGGAAACAAAGGAGTAACTTATATATGGCCACAAAGTTATGATCCTCTTACGGGTCATAGGATGGCTCAGCAATTCACTGTACTTGTGAGGAAAGCTACTCCAGACGAGATAAGTGAGTATACTCAATTAGCACAAGTTCAAACTCAAGATACCATTCCTTCCCAGGAAAACATTCCTGGGAATTATTCAACTTAA
- a CDS encoding 4Fe-4S dicluster domain-containing protein → MTENPYLAFGNNRSCKNWGFVVRVDQCLGCMACMAACAVENQTPFWEELWRTHVEDLEVGEFPNSQRMFIPRLCMQCENPPCYYVCPTGATQIVDGGIVVVDEYKCMGCLYCVEACPYGARYFYTYDDIQKAKEYYGDNLIHVVPHVDKCTFCYGTAPDGTYTPACVRTCVGGARVFGCLDDPNSEVSVLVNTGQAVVLNPQLNVQPKVFYVFNKQSGRYAQGGDNS, encoded by the coding sequence ATGACTGAAAATCCTTATTTGGCTTTTGGAAATAATAGGTCATGCAAAAACTGGGGATTCGTAGTAAGAGTAGACCAGTGCTTAGGTTGTATGGCATGCATGGCTGCATGTGCTGTAGAAAATCAAACACCGTTCTGGGAAGAATTATGGAGAACTCATGTCGAAGACCTAGAAGTAGGAGAATTCCCTAACTCTCAAAGGATGTTCATACCTAGACTATGTATGCAATGCGAAAACCCACCGTGCTATTACGTCTGTCCAACCGGTGCTACTCAAATTGTTGATGGAGGCATAGTCGTTGTTGATGAATACAAATGCATGGGTTGCCTATACTGCGTTGAAGCATGCCCATATGGGGCTAGGTATTTCTACACTTATGACGACATTCAAAAGGCCAAGGAATACTACGGAGATAACTTAATTCACGTAGTTCCACACGTAGATAAGTGTACGTTCTGTTATGGCACTGCTCCTGATGGCACTTATACACCAGCATGTGTAAGGACGTGTGTAGGTGGGGCAAGAGTTTTCGGTTGCTTAGATGATCCTAACAGTGAAGTTTCAGTACTAGTGAATACTGGACAAGCTGTAGTCCTTAATCCTCAACTTAATGTACAACCTAAGGTATTTTATGTTTTTAATAAGCAATCTGGAAGATATGCTCAAGGAGGTGACAACTCTTGA
- the nrfD gene encoding NrfD/PsrC family molybdoenzyme membrane anchor subunit has protein sequence MNIKLWAWTIVFILIGGGIMFYGMSYNPLGWFQGFVSFTEPNDEPIPWGLLVIGYIFFGVIGTGVSTYNSLYELFNKNHKEKNPFDKIKLRNEWLAFAVLIPGWIMVFASTYKPAEALYIYLSFRDTSRIAWNGVLYALVGIGIIAEILALIGEKIKEEGKRGYLDRFLAWLSSKTSFEIPGLLKIVVDIDALIVGYAILAELILDANLGSVFGYLSTWVYEFGPFMSILLVVASFYAGIAMISFITPLYSWLRKPSVVSPPSAQPIATHSLGSGNVEPQEDNIMFKILARDGLLATISIGFLVLWWVWLTATNQETFPWAQLLLTGSWSLYFWIGLVLIGIIIPIALYSVAYKKESKGWLFASSIFALLGWFMLITIADVIPQAISWYYSVSPITPPGSTWAYELRSNFNGVSQFTQLPFAISQYDLVWFAGSALFLLGVYTLGVLLLPLEEEEKPKHVWIFK, from the coding sequence TTGAATATTAAATTATGGGCTTGGACAATAGTCTTTATCCTAATAGGCGGGGGTATAATGTTTTATGGAATGAGCTACAATCCCTTAGGATGGTTCCAGGGCTTTGTCAGCTTTACTGAGCCTAACGATGAGCCTATACCTTGGGGACTTCTGGTAATAGGTTATATCTTCTTCGGAGTTATAGGAACTGGCGTCAGCACATATAATTCCCTTTATGAGTTATTTAATAAAAATCACAAGGAGAAAAATCCGTTCGATAAAATAAAGCTTAGGAACGAATGGCTAGCTTTTGCAGTACTAATACCAGGCTGGATAATGGTATTTGCGTCTACATATAAACCAGCTGAAGCACTTTACATTTACTTAAGCTTCAGAGATACTTCGAGAATAGCCTGGAACGGAGTCCTATACGCGTTAGTTGGAATAGGCATAATAGCTGAAATATTAGCATTAATAGGAGAGAAAATAAAAGAAGAAGGGAAAAGAGGATATTTAGATAGGTTCTTAGCATGGTTGTCTAGCAAAACTTCCTTCGAAATTCCGGGATTGCTAAAAATAGTTGTAGATATTGACGCCTTGATTGTAGGTTACGCAATATTAGCTGAATTAATACTTGACGCTAACCTAGGCTCAGTATTTGGCTACTTATCAACTTGGGTATATGAGTTCGGACCATTCATGTCAATACTACTTGTCGTAGCGTCATTCTATGCCGGCATTGCCATGATTTCATTCATTACACCACTATATTCATGGTTAAGAAAACCTTCTGTAGTCTCTCCGCCTTCAGCACAACCAATAGCTACGCATTCCTTAGGAAGTGGTAATGTCGAGCCTCAAGAAGATAATATAATGTTTAAAATACTAGCCAGAGACGGATTATTAGCCACAATAAGCATAGGCTTTCTAGTCCTATGGTGGGTTTGGCTAACTGCAACAAATCAAGAGACGTTCCCGTGGGCTCAATTATTATTAACCGGAAGCTGGAGCCTATACTTCTGGATAGGATTAGTATTGATAGGAATAATAATACCTATTGCACTATACTCAGTAGCGTATAAGAAAGAAAGCAAGGGATGGTTATTCGCTTCCTCAATATTCGCTTTACTTGGCTGGTTTATGTTAATAACTATTGCTGACGTAATTCCTCAAGCAATAAGTTGGTATTATTCAGTGTCTCCTATAACCCCTCCAGGATCTACTTGGGCTTACGAACTAAGAAGTAACTTTAATGGAGTCTCACAATTTACACAGCTACCTTTCGCAATAAGCCAATACGATCTAGTATGGTTTGCAGGCTCTGCACTATTCTTGCTTGGAGTCTACACATTAGGGGTATTATTACTACCGCTGGAAGAGGAAGAAAAACCCAAGCACGTTTGGATATTTAAGTGA
- a CDS encoding 4Fe-4S dicluster-binding protein yields the protein MSTNFLSTPLIKVKVEVFYHSCPHNVSSGFYSCDPEEIASKLKGMKAVVIVGKYDEEHLKLYKEAALRAGINPLLVRVVDSSWGEKALEENKKILENGWVADLALVEEKGLPLSRRELIRGEIKTVKDRIDKPVWISDMCKLYRACTLCQDSCPYNAIKVDKKSGVSIDYTKCTACGLCVSSCPMSAIQFPSVSQQAIFELSKIKGNKIISCYKDKGNSIKLPCIAMLSAVDLALLRSSGEVELRCPGCELSKNLESLKRIVTDLNEAVGGISLITPEDKIEKKEAKVVTISSFSYLANKAEAMQEIIKQNNLPDITYDAFVNENSCTMCESCAKWCPTSALTIEYTDSGEKLSFNPDKCIGCKICINVCPEGDNGCSSGNKAIKLVPAKKVSHEKKDLMKDEIVRCKVCGAIVGSRKSLNLVKKIMKERGLECDDEWLERCPTHRAEYSFQKFFGMKAKFRPRRGPNEVGGV from the coding sequence ATGTCAACCAATTTTTTATCTACACCTTTAATTAAGGTAAAGGTAGAAGTTTTTTATCATTCTTGCCCTCATAACGTTTCCTCGGGCTTTTACTCTTGTGACCCAGAGGAAATAGCCTCAAAATTGAAAGGAATGAAGGCAGTAGTTATTGTAGGCAAATACGATGAAGAGCACTTAAAACTTTATAAAGAGGCTGCATTAAGAGCCGGTATAAATCCGCTCTTGGTAAGAGTAGTAGATTCAAGTTGGGGAGAAAAAGCTCTTGAAGAGAATAAGAAGATCTTAGAAAACGGATGGGTAGCTGATCTAGCTTTAGTTGAAGAGAAAGGCCTACCATTAAGTAGGAGAGAGCTAATAAGAGGAGAAATAAAGACAGTAAAAGATAGGATAGATAAACCAGTATGGATTTCCGATATGTGTAAACTTTATAGGGCATGTACGCTATGCCAGGATTCTTGTCCTTATAATGCAATAAAAGTTGATAAAAAGAGCGGAGTTTCAATTGATTATACTAAGTGCACTGCTTGTGGGTTGTGTGTTAGCTCATGTCCAATGAGTGCAATACAATTTCCTTCAGTTTCCCAACAGGCAATATTCGAGCTTAGTAAAATTAAGGGAAATAAAATAATTTCTTGTTATAAAGATAAGGGTAACTCTATAAAATTACCTTGTATAGCAATGCTATCTGCGGTAGATTTAGCATTATTGAGATCATCTGGAGAAGTAGAGTTACGCTGTCCAGGTTGTGAATTATCCAAAAATCTTGAGAGTTTAAAGAGAATTGTTACAGATCTGAACGAGGCTGTGGGAGGAATTTCGCTTATTACTCCAGAAGATAAAATAGAAAAGAAGGAAGCAAAGGTAGTGACTATAAGCTCATTCTCGTATTTGGCCAATAAGGCAGAGGCTATGCAAGAAATTATAAAGCAGAATAATTTGCCGGACATAACTTACGATGCGTTCGTTAATGAAAATTCATGCACTATGTGCGAAAGCTGTGCTAAATGGTGTCCGACTAGTGCATTAACTATAGAATACACGGACTCTGGTGAAAAGCTGTCTTTTAACCCAGATAAATGTATAGGCTGTAAAATATGCATAAACGTTTGTCCAGAAGGAGATAATGGTTGTTCTTCAGGAAATAAAGCAATAAAGTTAGTGCCAGCCAAGAAAGTGTCTCACGAGAAAAAGGATTTAATGAAAGATGAGATAGTGAGATGTAAGGTGTGTGGTGCAATTGTCGGGTCTAGAAAAAGCCTTAATTTAGTTAAGAAGATCATGAAAGAGAGAGGGTTGGAGTGCGATGATGAATGGCTTGAGAGATGTCCAACTCATAGGGCAGAGTATTCATTTCAAAAGTTCTTCGGTATGAAAGCTAAATTTAGACCTAGGAGGGGTCCAAATGAAGTGGGAGGAGTTTAA